Below is a genomic region from Verrucomicrobiota bacterium.
TTCACGCCATTCCACAGCGTATCCCAGGGGCTCCAGCCGCTTTTCCAGCGTGCGCTCACCTCGCACGAGGAGCAGAAAGCCCGACTTCTGATAACCGACGCGCAAGATCTTGGGCGCCGCGGTGGCGGCACCAACCGACAACGCGCAGACCGGAAACAGGATCGCGAGAGGCCACAAGCCCTGAAGAAAACGTCGCATCAGGCATACGAAAGTCTACTAAGCCGATATAGTCAATCGTCTTTGTGAGTTTAGTCAGCAACACAATGCGCCTCTCCCCGAGGGCGTTCGTTCGCCCTATCGCCGGGGATGAATGCGCCCGCCGGCCCAGTAAACAGCAGCCGCCGAGAGCGGCACCTTCACTTTAACGGCCGGTTACTTGCGCACGGGCATGGTAAGCAGGTACGCCGGACCGGACGCAGTCCGTGCGGTTCTCCGTTCGCCCCAGGGCCGCAAAAACCAGGTAGCCGAGAGTCACGGCCATAAGGGCGCAACGCTCATGAGCGGCGTCCGTGCAAACGGGAGGTCTTGGAGGCAGGGCGGTCAACCGGCGACGGTAAGAAGCAGCCATACGGTCATTTCGCGCAGAGGGCCGGTTGGCGCAGGGTCAGGCCGTCGCGCCCTTTGCCCCCGCAACGCCGAGGTCACCAAAGGGCCCGACGTAGGAATCGCTGGCCGCCGGGGCACCCGCGGGATCCCCCAACAACGGAAACAGCAACTCCGCCACCCGATACGCCTCTTCCAGATGCGGGTAGCCCGATAAAATGAAAGTGTCGACGCCCAGCGCCGCGTACTCCTGCAGCCGCGCGGCCACCGTGGCCGGATCACCCACCAGGGCCGTGCCTGCCCCGCCGCGCACCAACCCGACCCCGGCCCACAGGTTGGGGCTGATTTCCAGGCGGTCGCGCCGGCCGCCGTGCAACTCCGCCATGCGCCGCTGGCCCACCGAATCGAACCGGGCAAAACTTTTCTGCGCCGCGGCGATGCTTTCGTCGGTCACGTAGCGGATAAGATCATCGGCGGCGGCCCACGCCTCCTTTTCGGTTTCGCGCACGATCACGTGGACCCGCAAACCAAAACGCAAAGTGCGTCCCCGTGCGGCGGCCAGGGCCTGCACTTCAGCCACCTTGGCGGCAACGTCGGCGGGCGGTTCGCCCCAGGTCAGGTAGACGTCGACGTGTTCGGACGCCACCTCGTGACCGGCGGCCGAAGAACCGCCAAACCAGAGCTCCGGGTATGGCTTTTGCACCCCGGGCCGGTAAAGGCGCGCATCGTGTACCTCCAGGTGCCGGCCGGTGTGCTCGACGGCTTCGCCGGCCAGTACCCGGCGGAAGATGGATAGAAATTCAGCCGTCAGCGCGTAACGTTCCTCGTGCTTGAGCAGCAAGCCGTCACCGGCCAGTTCAACCGGGTCTCCGCCCGTGACAACGTTCAAGAGCAGCCGCCCGCCGGAATAACGATCAAAGGTGGCGACCATGCGCGCGGTCAGCGTCGGCGACATCAATCCCGGCCGGATGGCCACCAGGAAGCGCATCTGCCGGGTGAGCGGGATGAGGGACGCCGCAACGATCCAGGGGTCGTCGCAAGTTCGCCCGGTAGGCAGCAGCGCGCCGTAGTAGCCCAGTTCGTCGACAGCCTGGGCAATCTGGCGCACGTAACCGAGGTCGGATTCACGAGCGCCGCGGGCCGATGCCAGGTAACGCCCGTCGCCAAACGTAGGGATGAACCATAAAAGTTTCATCGCGGGTTGGAAGAGGCCGTACCGGAGGGCGCCGCTACAACGGCATCGGCCACCCGGACCGGTTTGGGAATCAGTTTCAGCGAAAAAAACAGGTCGGCAATCGCTTGCTGGTCGGCCACGACTCCGGCATCGACTGGCCGGAAGCCCCATGGCTCCCGCTGGATGATGGTTTCCAGGACCGGCGCGTCCATGCCCACTTCCTTCGCGAGATAGGCGGCCACTTCGGACGGCTTGTCCGCGACCCATTGGCCGGCGCCGTTCACCGCAGCCGCCAAGGCCGGCAAAAAGTCCGGATTTTTCTCGATGAACCCTCGGGTCGAGAGGAAAAATTCCCGGTTCGGGGCCAGGTCTTTGCCGGTCGTGAGAACTTTGGCCCCAGTGGCCCGCTCTGCGGCGGTCAAAAACGGCTCCCAAATCGCCCAGGCGTCGACGCGGCCGCTTTCGAAGGCCGCCCGGGCTTCAGGCGGGGGCAAAAATGCGGGCTGCACGTCCGTATACCGCAGTCCGGCCCGTTCCAAGGCTTTGACCAGAAAATAGTGAACGTTGGATCCCTTGTTGAGCACCACCCTTTTACCTTTGAGTGCAGCCACCGAGTTGATGGCGGACGATTTGGGCACGATCAGCGCCTCACCTTCCGGAAAGGGCGGCTGATTGCCAAGGTAAACCAGGGCAGGGTTGGCTGCTTGAGCAAAGATGGGTGGAGCTTCGCCGGTATTGCCCACCTCGATGCTGCCGGCATTAAGGGCCTCAAGCAGTTGCGGGCCGGCTGAAAAAAGCAGCCACTGGATCTTTTTGCCGCTTTGGCTCAAGGCGCGGTCGAGGTCTCCATGGGCCCGTACGACGTTGAAGGTGCCGTACTTTTGATAGCCGATGCGGATAACGGCCGGATCGTTCGCAACGGCGCTTCCGGCCACGATCAGAATTAAAAACAGGGCCACGGCGCCACAGACTCCGGGCAGGCGTGCATTCCGGATAGAAAACGGCTTCACGGTTTTATCGCCCGCCGGCTCAACCCCAAGGGCCGGGCCGGAGCGCGCGAGGGCACGGGATCGGCAGGACGCAGGCATAGTCAAATCATGGTGAATTCCGCAAATACTCTACTGCTCGAGTCGGGTTTTCAAGGGTAAAAAGCTATTGTCGACCGGCTTTTAGGTTTTTACGGCGCCGATCAACGGCTTGGCGGCCCGTGCGAATCTCAGGCGTCACCCTCCGTTCAGCATGTCTGCTGCTGTAAGCCTTTCAGCTTTACCCGTATTTCCGGCGGGGGCGTGATCCCCCCTCGGGGACATAGGCGCTTTCCTGGTTTTCCTGGCGCTGTCGTCCGAGAAGCTTGAGGGTAACGCCGAGGCTTGAAACTTGAGATGTCACGGAAACTGCGGCCCTTTTTTCTTCCGGCCGGATGCTTGACATTCCCGATAAGGATACTAGTTAACTAGGTTTTAAGCCGGGCAGGGTTGTCCCCGAAGGGATGTCTCCCGGGCGCTACCAATCATAGATCATAGATAAGCGGAGGCTTAACGGCCATGAGTAACAGCAGCACGGCATTTTTGAGGCTTGCCGATCAGGCGTCCAGTCAAGTGATGGAAATTAGTCCTCGGGAACTTTCCCGGGCGAAACCGTTGCCCGTGATCATTGACGTGCGGGAAGCCGACGAATACGCCCAAGGGCACATTGCGGGTGCAAAAGCGCTGAGCCGCCGCGTGTTGGAACAAAAGGTAGACCAGCTGATCCCT
It encodes:
- the ssuD gene encoding FMNH2-dependent alkanesulfonate monooxygenase — translated: MKLLWFIPTFGDGRYLASARGARESDLGYVRQIAQAVDELGYYGALLPTGRTCDDPWIVAASLIPLTRQMRFLVAIRPGLMSPTLTARMVATFDRYSGGRLLLNVVTGGDPVELAGDGLLLKHEERYALTAEFLSIFRRVLAGEAVEHTGRHLEVHDARLYRPGVQKPYPELWFGGSSAAGHEVASEHVDVYLTWGEPPADVAAKVAEVQALAAARGRTLRFGLRVHVIVRETEKEAWAAADDLIRYVTDESIAAAQKSFARFDSVGQRRMAELHGGRRDRLEISPNLWAGVGLVRGGAGTALVGDPATVAARLQEYAALGVDTFILSGYPHLEEAYRVAELLFPLLGDPAGAPAASDSYVGPFGDLGVAGAKGATA
- a CDS encoding sulfonate ABC transporter substrate-binding protein — translated: MPASCRSRALARSGPALGVEPAGDKTVKPFSIRNARLPGVCGAVALFLILIVAGSAVANDPAVIRIGYQKYGTFNVVRAHGDLDRALSQSGKKIQWLLFSAGPQLLEALNAGSIEVGNTGEAPPIFAQAANPALVYLGNQPPFPEGEALIVPKSSAINSVAALKGKRVVLNKGSNVHYFLVKALERAGLRYTDVQPAFLPPPEARAAFESGRVDAWAIWEPFLTAAERATGAKVLTTGKDLAPNREFFLSTRGFIEKNPDFLPALAAAVNGAGQWVADKPSEVAAYLAKEVGMDAPVLETIIQREPWGFRPVDAGVVADQQAIADLFFSLKLIPKPVRVADAVVAAPSGTASSNPR